DNA sequence from the Hoylesella buccalis ATCC 35310 genome:
ACCTTGCAAGAGAATGCCTTACAAAAGGCCATGTATGTGGCAGAACACTATGGGTTGGACTGTTTTGCCGATGATACGGGGCTCGAAGTGGAGGCTCTTCATGGTGCACCCGGTGTTCACAGTGCACGTTATGCCGAAGGAACCGACCATGATAGCGAGGCAAACATGCAGAAACTTTTGCACGAATTACAGGATAAAGAAAACAGAAAGGCTCATTTTCGCACTGTCATTGCCTTGCTGCAACATCCCAAAAATCAACAAGAAAAAAATGTAGATAATGCTTGTGCAGCACCTGAAATACATTATTTTGAAGGACGTGTGGATGGCTTAATCGCAGAAGAAAAGCGTGGTGATGCTGGTTTTGGTTATGATCCGCTGTTCATTCCCAACGGATATAACCAGAGTTTTGCCGAACTTGGCGAGGATATAAAGAACCACATTTCACATCGTGCACTGGCAGTTGAAAAATTAGCAGCCTATCTTAACGAAGATATAGCACAATCTGTCTAACTGAATGGCGCAATGAAAACAACGATAGTATCTATCCTTTTACTCATCATGGGTTGCTTGCAAGGCTTGTCCCAAATAGGTTCTTGGAAAGTATATCCTTCCTATCACGACATAACGGACGTGCAACCGGCAGGTAACATCGTATATGTGTTGGCATCGGGTGGATTGTTTTGCTATGATAAGGATGACAACAGCATACAAACTTTTGATAAGAAAACAGGCTTGAATGATGTTGAAATCAGCCACATCGCTTATAGTTCTGCGGCAAAAAGATTGATCATTGTCTACAAAAACAACAACATTGACTTACTAGATAGTAAGGGAAATGTAACCAATATCGCTGACTATTATAAAAAATCGCTGACAGAAGACAAAACCATTCACAGCATTTATGTCAATGGAAGCTATGCTTATTTGTCCACAGGATTTGGTATTGTCAAGCTAAATGTGAGTGATGCCGAGATTAGTGATACTTATTTTCTGGGCTTTCGCGTAGATTGGACACTTATACAGCAAAACAAAATCATTGCAGCATCAATGACCCATGGAAAATATGCTGCTGATTTGTCTTCTAATTTACTTGACAAAAAGAATTGGAAAAGAATAGGAAACTATACTGAAAACAACAAAGAAGTAGACAAAGAACTATGGAATAAAATGGAAAGCATGCGTCCGGAAGGTCCAAAATACAACCATTTTTATTTCCTAAAGTTTATCAATAACCGCCTTTACACTGCGGGAGGAGGCTTTGAATCGGAAGGTGTTAGCCTCTCACATCCAGGCATTATCCAAGTACTTGAGGATGGTCAATGGCACATCTATCAAGATGATATCCAAAAAACAACAGGTTATTCATATTCAGAAATCAACTGTTTGGCTATCGACCCTAAAGATGCAAACCATGTATTTGCAGGAGGTAGAACCGGACTTTACGAATTTCAAAACGGAAAACTCACCAAATACTACAATAAAGACAACAGTATTCTGATGCCAGCAGTTGATAAAGGAAAAGAACTGGATAATGAATATGTTCTCATCAACGGTCTGCTGTTCGATGAAGAGCGCCATCTTTGGATATTAAACAACCAAACCAAGGGACAAAGCATCATCGAATTACTGCCAGATGGAACCATGAAATCACACCATCAACCATCGCTGATGAGAAATGGAGTGAGCCCCAGTTTACTCTATCATCCCATGTTTGACAGTCGAGGTTTATTATGGTTCGGCAACGGGAACTACAAGTTTCCGGCACTGTTTTGTTATGATAGGAAGACTGAAACGCTGCACACGATAACCAATTTCATCAACCAAGATGGAAACAGTCTAAAAACAACAGCTGTAAAATATATCGCTGAAGATATGGAGAACAATCTTTGGATTGGTACAAATACAGGAGTATTGCTGCTTGAAGCCTCAAAGATCAATCAACTTCCCGATGTTACTTTCACACAAATAAAGATTCCTCGCAACGACGGAACTAACTTAGCCGACTATTTATTGGCAGGAGTAGACATCACCTGCATTGCAGTTGACAAGAGTAACCGCAAATGGTTTGGTACAGGAAGTAATGGAGTATATCTCATCAGTGCTGATAACAACCAGCAAATTCATCATTTTACCATAGCAAACAGCGTATTACCTTCTAACCATATAGAAAGCATTGCCATCAATAATCAAACAGGAGAAGTGTTTTTTGGGACAGACAAAGGACTTTGTTCTTTCCAAAGTGACGCTACCGAGGCTGTGGAATCGATGAACAAAGACGTTACTTATGCATACCCAAATCCGGTAGAACCCTCTTACAATGGCCCTATAACGGTTGTTGGACTCAGTTATCAAGCCGACATCAAAATAGTAACTGTCAATGGCACCTTAGTGACTAAAGGCAAAAGTAATGGCGGAACTTTCGTGTGGGATGGCAATGATATGAACGGAAACCCGGTGGCATCGGGCATCTATATGGTACAAACTGCCGACCAAACAGGAAACAAAGGAACTGTATGCAAAATCGCTATCGTCAGATAAGTCTGCTCTTTCTGGCTTTCCTATTGTTGGTGCTCTTCCTATTTGGCTATACACCCACAAACGATGGAGATGGCTATATTGAATACGCCAGGATGTGCATCGACTACGAAGAACCCTATCCTTGTGCGTCTACCATCAATGGACAACCCTTTATTTGGAACATTGGACAGATTAATTTAGTGGCTCTCTCGCTGTATCTATTCCATTCTGTATATCCCATCTTAGTGTTGATGTGCTTCCTCAAAGCCGCTTCAGCCTACTTAATAGCACGCATAGCACAAAAAACATGCAACGACCAGATAGGACTCATTGCCCTACTATTATATGTGTGCTATCCCAATAATTGGGGACAAAGCACGACAATACTCTCCGAAATACCATCCATCACACTCTTGTTAGGGGCGGTTTTCATCATTCTACACACCTCCCGTGTGCGAAATCTCTTCATAGCAGGCATGTTAATGGCTGTAGCCAATTGGTTTCGTCCCATCAGTTTGGTATTTATGGGTACGTTTCTTCTCTATTTTCTATTCTTTAAAAACAAACAATGGTTACGTTCTTTCAGTTCCCTGCTGGCTGGATATGCCTTGTTCATCCTCGTAGTTGGCACCACTTGCTGGCTGCGTACGGGCTATTTCTTGTACCAAAGTGAAACTTTGTGGTTCAACATGGCGGCAGCAACATATGAAACCAGCGTAGAACCTCATTACAATGCCGAGGCTTATCCCAAAGGAACCATCAGGTATATTGACCACATGAAGGATAAAACGGCGATAGAATGCAACCAAATATGGAAACAAAGATGTTTGGAATGGCTCAAGGATAACAAAGCAAACTATTTGAGTAAAATACCTGGAAGATTGGTTTACATGTACATGAACGACATGGATAACATACCTGCTTTTATGCATGATAAATCAAAAGTCCAAAACAATTACGTCACACTTCCCTATCGAACGCTACTATACAACCTTCAAAATCTATCCTCCATACAGTGGGCTGGACTGCTCAACATGATTTATTACGCATTCCTCCTAATGACCTTTGCCTTTTCCCTCCACGTTTTACAATCAGAAAAAAAGTACGACACCTTATTTCTTTTATGTTGTATCGTCATAGGAGGTTCATTAGCTTTGGTCTTGGCAGTACACGGAGAAACTCGATTTAAGGCTCCTTTCATGCCTTTTATCTTCATGGGTGCGGCGGTTAGCATCTATGAATTCATTCACAAGCGACGAGTTTTCTAATACATACCGTTTCTCTTTCATGGCTTAGTTGTCCACATCCTATTTATATATTCTTTTTATTTATTTATTAAAAGAAAAAAGTTAGCTATCTTTTCCATAATATATTAAAGTATCAAATGATGTGAATAAGTTGATAAATTTCTTGGCCAAATAATTGTGGAAATTGATGTATAATTTCATCATAAGTGTGTGGATATGCACCAACTTTTATGTTGTTTACTTACTAAGTGAATAAACAGGCAGTTTTTCAATATTTATAAACAGAATTATGCACAATTGTAACTATTCAGCGGTAGTAATAATAGTCCGGTTCAGCCTTATTCCTCAGTATGATTTTTCTTGAAAATCATCTAAAAAAGAGCCGTATTCTCTTGCGTATTTCAGATATTTTCTGTACTTTCATACCCATGAAAGAGCAAGTTACGGATATCTCTAAAGTACTGCAGAACATGGCAGAAGAAATGCGATTGATGCGTGAAACCATCAATCAACAGTATGTTGAAATTGCTATATTAAACCGTAACATCGAGTTGTTGAATAACCAACATCGTAAAAAGAACGAGGAAATAGCCCAATTGAAAAATAGCTTGTAGTGTATCTCAGCGTTGTTCAATTTCTTCCTTATGGGCGCATTGCCAATTTCTTGCATGACGTTCTCGGTCTGTTACCCAACTAATAGATAAATAAAAATAATTGTTAAGAAAAAAAATAACTAAATATGATAATGCCCATTCCGCATAGAATAAGCTGGATTGATAGTGTACGAGGATTTTGTATGATAGCAATTCTGTATTTTCATACTGAAATATATTATACTAACACCACCATCATTCCTTACAGTATGTATGTGGTAAACGCACTCGTTATGTTTTTCTTCATATCTGGATTTTTATTTTATAAAGAAAACAACTTTCATATTAAAAAGAAAATAAAGTCTATCTTTCGTTCACTCATCAAGCCTTATTTTATATTCACTGCTATCATTTCTATTCCAAAAACAATGGTTCATGGAGAAAATATAGAGATGATCAATATCATCAAACAAATTTTATTAGGTCATGCATCGTGGTTCATAGCTGCACTAATTATTGCCGAATTTATTTTTTCTATTATTTTATATGTTAGCAAAGAAAAAACAAGTATTATCATAGTTAGTAGCTGTATCTTGTTTTGCATAGGCTTATCGTTCAACCACACCGACTTATTAATACCCTGGCATGCACATATCGCTGCCTTATCTGTTTTGTTTATTGCATCAGGTTATCTGTATCATCGTTTTAATCATTTATTTTGTCACTATACCAACTCCTTTACTTTTGTATTGGCACTCGTTGTGTTAGTTATTTGCAAGATAATAGAAAACTACTATGAATTAAATATGATCATATATGTTTTGAATATAGATAATGTCTTTATATTTTTAATAGATACATTTCTATCTATTTACATCATTATTTATTTAGCAAAAAAATTGCCACAATTTCATTTTATACAATATGTAGGCAGGCACTGCATAGTATTTTATTTTTTATGTGGTGGCATACCACTACTGACAAGCAAAGTATTCAATGCCATTTCCTTAGGCTATTCTTCAAACTACCTTCAACTTTTACCTGTATTCTTTTGTGTACTTGTCATTACAACTTTTATAACTTGGATTATATATAAGTACATCAAAATAGTCTAGTTACTTTTTAATGTTGTCCACATCCTATTTATATATTCTTTTTATTTATTTTTTAAAAGAAAGAAATATGAAGAGAGATGATGTACGGTGGATATGTTGATAACTATACATCGATTTATTTGCTTTTTTCGTTATTACGCTCTTATGTTGGTTTTTACACACTTCAACGGCATATCTTTCTATTCTTAATCAATTTGTTAGCTATCTTTTCCACAATATAGTGAAGTATCGAATGATATGAATAAGTTGATAAATTTCTTGGCCGAATAATTGTGGAAATTGATGTATAACTTCGTCATAAGTGTGTGGATATGCACCAACTTTTATGTTGTTTACTTACTAAGTGGATAAACAGGCAGTTATTCAACATTTATAAACAGAGTTATGCACAATGATTGTGTATAAGTGTTTGTATGTTTCGTTTGAAGCAAATAAATAAGGCAACGACACAAATCGTTGCCTTATTTAAGTTCATCAAATGCTGTTTTATTCAGCTTGAGGAGTGAAATCTTCTTTTCCTACACCGCATAATGGGCATACCCAATCATCTGGGAGATCTTCAAATGCTGTTCCGGGAGCGATGCCTCCATCAGGATCGCCTTCTGCTGGGTCATAAACATAACCGCAAGTTTCACATACATACTTTTTCATAATCTTGTTTTTTAATAAGTGAATGAATTAATTTTAGTTTCTGTTATTATGTATAACTTCATCAAGTTTATTGATGATTTGTTCTGGTTTTATTTCATTTAAGCAAGCATAGTCATTCCTCCAGCACGGTTTATTGCCATAAATGGAACACGGGCGACACGTTAAGTCGGTCTGAACTGCAAGGTCTGCGCTTTGATTCCACCCCATAAATCCCGCAAAGGGATGTGTGGCACCCCAAATGCTGATGACGGGTGTGTTAACCAATGATGCCAGATGCATGTTGGCACTGTCCATACTAATCATCACATCCAAGTGGTACATCAAAAGCAGTTCTTCCTGCAACGTGTTTAATAGCGTTGGTACACTGACACATCTTTCATATTTTTTTGCCCACAAAGATAGCTGCTCCTTTTCTTCTTTTCTGCCCCCAAATAGGAAAATTCGTGTATTTTCGTACTTGGTTTGTATCATCTCAATTGTTTTTTCCATTTTTTCCAATGGATAAACTTTACCCTTGTGTGCCGCAAAAGGCGCTATGCCAATCCACCGTTCTTCCTTGTTTTTCGCTTCGATACCATTTGGTAAGTCAGGCATGGTACCGTCTTGACGTGGAAAGATGGATGTAAAATCTATCTCAATAGGGTAACCTAATTTTGCTAATACATCCGCATAGTTTTGGAAAGACGTTTGTAGCGGCGTCAATACCTTATTCCCTTTAGCGGTTAGCCTACGTCTGTCGGCCCGATGCTTGTCAATATGAGCCACTTTGAACCTGTCTAACGAAAATCTGGTGCGTAGATATTTCGAGCGCAGGTTGTCATGAAAATCAGCTATGGCGGTGAATCGTTTGGCCGTCAGTCTGCGGTAAAGTTTATTCAGTCCGCGCAGATTCTTATATTCATTGTTCAGGTCGGCAGACATGAAATCCACGTTTGGTGCCAATTTGTCAAAGAAATTCGCTGCAAAGGGTCGGCTCAACACGCTGATGCGAATGTTGGGATATTGTTTTGCCAACGAGTACACTACCGGAACCGTCATGGCTACGTCACCCATAGCCGAGAACCGTATGATGAGCAGATGTTCGGTCTTCATTTATTTTTTGTAGAGAACCGGGTTGGTCGACGGATCATTGTACATCTTCATTTGTCGGTACACTTTCATGTATTTTCGTCCCTCTTGGATGTCTTCCAGCAGCTGATCAATGGCTGTTCCCAAGTCTTTTTGTTGTTCCAGCAGGACATTTAGCTTGGCCGTACATGTATCTTTGTGCTCTTTTGAAGCATCTTGTCGTTCGACTTGCTCGCGCATGTGATAAATCTTCAGTGCCAGTATGGACAGTCTATCTATTGCCCATGCCGGACTTTCGGTGTTGATGCGTGCGTCGGGCAGCACTTTCACCTCACTGTATTTCTGCCTGAAATAGCTGTCTATCTGTTCAACAAGATCAGTACGGTCTTGATTCGATCGGTCAATGCGGCGCTTCAAGGCCAACGCTTCCATTGGATCAATGTGCGGGTCTCTGATGATATCTTCAAAATGCCATTGAACAGTGTCAATCCAGCACTTCAGATACAACCGGTTTTCGATGGTTCCTTCGTCGTAGGGATTATTGATTGGTGTGTCAATATCATCATGGACGTGATAATCATCAATAGCTCGTTGAAAGATTTTGTTACATTGTTCACTAAATGACATGTTGCGTTTTCTTTTGGTTACTTATGCAAATATAAATAATAAAAGGTAATGGTCAAAACAAAATCAAGGTTTTTTAGTACATTGTAACAAAGTATGCGTTGTTTAATTTGATTTTTATCGTTTTAGACGTTCTTGTCTTTCCACTGTTTTGACAAATCAAAATAAATATTGAAAGGAGTGTGAATTTTCTTGACAAGCAACCCTTTTATTTTGGGCGTATTTGTAAATAACTCTTCATCCGTTTGCAAATACGCCAAATATAGGTTGTTTTTGTATATGATTGACACATAATAAAATACAGCTTTCAACCATAGTTAGACCACTTCATTTTTGCTTTTTTCAGGGTAAACGCATTGCTTTTAGGCTTCAATATGCATGCTTTTGGTGTGTTAAGCCTTGTAAATTGACCGGCAAAGTCGTATATATTGAACCTTAAACGCATTGCTGTTGCCTTAAAATTTAATTTTTCTTGCTTCATGATAGCTTGTTTGCTCCCTCCTTGCCTAGTGAATTTTTCCAGAATGAAAGTTTTGAAGTGCTGTTTTAGGAGCATTATTTGGTTAAAAAATTCTACATTTTTTCAGCTAAAGATGCAGTTCATCCTGTGGCACAATGCCGTAGTGTTTTAAATCATTACGCACTTACCTATTTATTAATGTTTTTTTTCTTTTTTGAAGAAAGCATCTATTATAACTCTATAAATTACAGCTATTTTCAAAAAAACAAGCATTAAAATTGCACAATATATGGTATAATGTGCAATATGAGGTACTTTTTTCGATAAAACATTTGTAGATGTGAATAAAAATTTGTTCCTTTGCATCCGTATTTTTGATAATGAATCACTTATAAACATTTTAAAAAAGTTACAATTATGTCAGAAATTGAAAGCAAAGTAAAGGCTATTATCGTAGATAAGTTGGGTGTTGATGAGGCAGAAGTAAAGCCAGAAGCAAGTTTCACCAATGATCTGGGTGCCGATTCATTGGACACTGTAGAGCTGATCATGGAATTCGAGAAAGAATTCGGCATCTCTATTCCAGACGATAAAGCTGAGAAGATTGCAACGGTAGGTGATGCCATTTCTTATATAGAAGAAAATGCAAAATAATTAAAAGCAAACGATTTGGGTTGAGCTGGGAGATTTCTTTCAGCTCAATTTCAATTTGCTTTTAATCAATTTTTTTTATTCAATCAATGGAATTAAAAAGAGTAGTAGTAACAGGACTTGGTGCCGTGACACCTATTGGCAATACGCCTGAAGAAACATGGAAAAGCATGTTGGCAGGTAAGAGTGGTGCTGCTCCTATTACATTATTTGATACTTCCAACTTCAAGACACAGTTTGCTTGTGAGGTAAAAGACCTGAACATCAACGACTATATTGATAGAAAGGCCGTACGCAAGCTGGATCGCTACACGCAGTTGGCCATGATTTCGGCCATGCAGGGTGTAAAAGATGCTGGACTTGACTTGGAAAAAGAAGACAAAAACCGTATCGGTGTTATCTATGGTGTGGGTATCGGGGGTATTAAAACCTTCGAAGAAGAGGTTTCGTATTATGCCTTGAATAAGGAAAACGGACCTAAATTCAGCCCATTCTTCATTCCTAAGATGATTGCCGACATCGCTTCCGGACAGATTTCCATTCACTTTGGATTTCATGGTCCCAACTATACCACAACCAGTGCGTGTGCTTCTTCGAGCACAGCCTTGTCAGATGCATTCAATCTCATTCGTTTGGGCAAGGCGAACATCATCGTTTCAGGTGGTGCCGAGGCAGCCATTACGGCCAGTGGTGTGGGTGGATTCAATGCCATGCATGCGTTGTCAACCCGTAATGACGACCCTGAACATGCTTCACGGCCGTTCAGCGCCAGTCGTGACGGTTTCGTCATGGGCGAGGGAGCAGGTTGTTTGATTCTTGAAGAGTTGGAACATGCCAAGGCGCGCGGTGCCAAAATCTATGCCGAAATGATTGGTGAAGGTGCCAGTGGCGACGCTTATCACATCACGGCCAGCCACCCGGAAGGTCTTGGTGCTAAGCTGGTGATGACCGCAGCATTAGAAGATGCCGGTCTGAAGCCAGAAGATGTTGATTACATCAATGTGCATGGTACTTCTACACCTGTTGGAGATATCTCTGAGGTTAAAGCCATCAAGGATGTGTTTGGTGACCATGCCTACAAGTTGAATATCAGTTCTACCAAGAGTATGACCGGCCACTTGCTGGGTGCAGCAGGTACTGTAGAGGCTATGGCCTGTGTGTTGGCCGTTCGGGACGGCATCATTCCTCCCACTATCAATCATGAGGAGGATGACAAAGACCCTGAAATTGATTACGAACTGAACTATACGTTCAACCAAGCTCAGAAGCGTGAGGTGCGTGTAGCATTGAGTAATACGTTCGGGTTTGGTGGACATAACGCTTGCGTAGTATTCAAGAAATATGCTGAGTAATATTCTCGATCGGATAAAGCTCCCCTTCCGTCGTGAAAGGGAGCTTTATTCGTCTTTATGCCGTATCATCGGTTTCTATCCACACGATATCAGTTATTACAAATTGGCCTTGATGCATAAGAGCGTCATGCGTCGCAATGCCAAGGGCAAACCCGTGAATAACGAGCGTTTGGAGTTTCTCGGTGATGCCATTCTCGATGCTACCGTAGGGCATATCGTGTACGAGCATTTTCCCGGTAAGCGTGAGGGATTTCTCACCAACACACGCAGTAAGCTGGTTCAACGCAGTACTTTGAACAAGTTGGCCAATGAGATGGGCATTTGCAAGCTTATCCTTAGTAGCGGACGCAACGCCTCGCATAACAGTTATATGGGCGGAAATGCGTTCGAAGCGCTTGTGGGTGCCATCTATCTGGATCGTGGTTACGATGCTTGTATGCGCTTCATGAAAGACCGTATCTTGAAGGAAATGCTCAACATTGATAAGGTGGCTTACAAGGAAGTGAATTTCAAGAGTAAGCTGATTGAATGGAGCCAGAAAAACAAAGTGAAGATTAACTTCAAGCTGTTGAATCAAGGGCAGGATAAAAACGGTAACCCGGTCTTTAAGTATGCAGCCGAATTGGAAGGAATTGAGGGGTGTTCTGGTGAGGGATTCAGCAAGAAAGAGAGTCAACAGCTGGCCAGTAAGCTTACGTTGGAACAACTGAAACGCAAGCCGCAGTTCATCGATGAGGTGTTTGCCGCCAAGACCAACCGCACCAAGATGGAAGAAGAGCCGGTTGTTATCGTGCCGGATACGCATCCACAGGATGATTTCATCGTGGTGAAGAGTGAAGACCTACCGGTACAAAAGCACGAATCACCCTTCCAGGAAGAGGTCTTTACCGATTCTCAAGAAGAGGTTCTTGAAGAGTCGCCTGTTATCTCCAACTTGGTAGATGAGATTGATGAGCTGCATTTAGACGATATCAGCGCCCAAAGAATGAGCGATGAGGAAATCATTGCCAAGGCCGAAGAAGAAGCCTTTTCGAATGAATAGCTACGTCAGCAGCGTGCATACAGATGCTCGCTGTCGGCGTATCTGTCGGCAGCGAGCATGTATCGTCCTTTTTAATTCATGTAGATAGGTATTTAAGTCAGTAGTGATGCGGTTGGTTCAGCTGCTGATTTGGCCGTTTTCTGGTCCTCATGGATGAGTTTGAGCAGGTGTTCTACCGCCTCTTCCGTAGGGATGTTTTTCTCCACACAGGTTTGTTTTCTGTACAAAGAAACCTTTCCCGGGCCGGCACCTACATAGCCATAATCGGCATCAGCCATCTCTCCAGGACCGTTGACAATGCATCCCATGATGCCTATCTTGAGGCCTTTCATCTCTTTTGTGGCGTCTTTAATGCGCGCAATGGTCTGTTGTAGATCGTATAAGGTGCGTCCACAGCCCGGACAACTAATGTATTCGGTTTTGCTCATGCGCAGTCTTCCTGCCTGTAAGATATTGAATGCCGTTTCTTCCAATACGCTATCAGACAGTTTTCCATCGTTCATGAGCCAGATACCATCTGTCAATCCGTCAATCATCAATGCTCCCATGTCGGCCGACGCGTCCAGTTGGAAGTCGCTTTTCTCATCATGACGGTACATTTGAGCGAAGACTACGGGATTGTATACACCGTTGTTCATCATCTCGTGAACCAATGCTCGTTGGTCTCCTACCCTGTTTTGATGGTTGCTCATGCACACCACAACAATCTCGGGATGGGCTTTTAGGCACGCAACATATTCCTCTGTAGGCGTTCCGAACTGCAAAACAAGGAACTTGATGTCCGACTTCATGCTACCAATGAATGGCATAGCCATGGCTGGAAAGATGGGATAGGTATGTTTTTCGCCATGATATTCGCTGTAATCAACGATATATTTCCGGTCTTCTGCATATTTAGGAACTTGGTTTCCCACGTAAATGTAGTCGGCCTTGCAGCCTTCATTCGAAGTAATGACAATGGGTACGTTGCTTCCACCGATGTTGCCAATTGCACGTGTTTTACGCCTTTCAGGGCGAAGATAGTTGAAATGT
Encoded proteins:
- a CDS encoding 4-hydroxy-3-methylbut-2-en-1-yl diphosphate synthase; translation: MTDLFNYQRRKSNVVHVGNIDMGGDNPVRIQSMTTTDTNDTEACIEQAERIIQAGGELVRLTTQGRREAENLKNIHDGLHAKGYDTPLVADVHFNANVADVAAQHTEKVRINPGNYVDPARKFIQLEYTDEEYARELKKIEDRFVPFLNICKANHTAIRIGVNHGSLSDRIRNRYGDTPEGIVESCMEFLRICKKQQFHDVVISIKASNTVVMVQSMRLLVDTMDKEDMHYPLHLGVTEAGEGEDGRIKSAVGIGALLADGIGDTIRVSLSEEPECEIPVAKYLVDYVAKRAGHLIIPAEPNKHFNYLRPERRKTRAIGNIGGSNVPIVITSNEGCKADYIYVGNQVPKYAEDRKYIVDYSEYHGEKHTYPIFPAMAMPFIGSMKSDIKFLVLQFGTPTEEYVACLKAHPEIVVVCMSNHQNRVGDQRALVHEMMNNGVYNPVVFAQMYRHDEKSDFQLDASADMGALMIDGLTDGIWLMNDGKLSDSVLEETAFNILQAGRLRMSKTEYISCPGCGRTLYDLQQTIARIKDATKEMKGLKIGIMGCIVNGPGEMADADYGYVGAGPGKVSLYRKQTCVEKNIPTEEAVEHLLKLIHEDQKTAKSAAEPTASLLT